The sequence CTAGGTTTGTAGCACCTCTCTGTTTGTTGGTAGTTTTAGGTATTATCTTTGTTTGTAGCATCTTTCACATAGAGAAGATCATATATCCACCCGGGAAAATCAGGCTGATACAGAAGACAGTGGACATAATTTCAGCTAACAACATCGTTGATTACTAATCTCATCTCTTGCATGTCTATTGTTGCAAAATTTTCCCAGACTGAGACCTTGAGTTCTTGTGCATTTAAGGTATGGAGAGATACTATCCAGCTCACTCACTTAGTGGTACTATTTTAAGGGGAAATAAAAGTACATTTAAGACCTCACTACTATTTTAAGGGTAGGAGACTAGCTAGGAGTAAGATCACTAGGACTATTGGAGGgtttttataaatttcacttctttttttttttttttttttcctcctaggAAACctaatgaaaattttacttttctttcatttcttctaggcaaactaaagaaaatttcatttgtaatatgcacaaattaaattaaaattttaaatttagatttcaaaaaaaaaaaaaaaaacatatttcgTCTAACCCTAGCACCCTAGGATATATAAACCCATAATTCTAATTTCTAGTAGAAACTAGAAACGCTAGAGCCCAATTCTCCCTCGTAGGAGGATCGTCATAGTAGAGTCAccgaaaaatgaaaaattctgatcagaaaattgtttttaacaaCCAAAATGCCATAAATGAAGCATTTTTAGATCAAACCAAGAACTAACTAGTGTTAGTTGGCCTCTCTTGCCCCTAACCAACTCTTTCCCTGCTTTTCCTAGTTTCGTTGCTAGTAGCTTCTGACAAACCTcgccaaaatatttttaaaaaagttcatGTTTTTAACTAATTTTGGATCCTTCTTGTATTTCATTCAATCAAGCTTTTCTTTCTATATTTGAGATCAATTTCACTTAAATCagatttctttaattaaaattggagAAATTTGAAAGTTAGGTTAGGTCTAAGACATGCTTTAGGGATTTCTATGTTCTAGTtatgttttctttcatttgatTACGAAATCATAAAATTGAGGAGCCAAATTGAAGATTTAAACCACTAATTGATCAAAATAGTGGCTTgttaacaaattcttaaaaattgcaTCTTAGGGTTAGTGTTTCATCATTCATGCataaattggggattttgtaaTCCGTTTGTTAATTGATTAAATTGATCTCTCTATattatgggtccgtttggatagagcttattgctgaaaactgaaaactgaaaactgaaaacactgtagtaaaataattttaaaatgtgtgaatagtaccgcgggacccatttttaatgaaaaagttgctgaaaagtgaaatttgtgggtccgtgaacagtgcacgaatgcactgttcacagaaaaATGGGTCAATAATTGCGgctggaagaaaaaaaaaaaaaaaaaaaaaaactgaacgcaaacgcagacgcaagaagctgtatccaaactcagcctaagAGTTCCAATACAATATTTAAAACACCCAATTAGATCTGAGTTTGATCGAAGtgaaattatttaacaaaaaaagggggttttaatattagttttattgataaaattagtatttttcaatcaaataaGGGTTTAATAAAATCGGATGAaataatatgtaatttttaCATCTAATTAGGGTTTTATAATACCAATTGGGTGAAAACATTATAATTTTGAacataatcaaataattaaaatcgTTAAGTTTAGGACTTAGGCCAAATGTGGGCTTTTGATGTTCTAAATATTTTAATGTCAAATTGAAGGTGAAATTATCAAAGTATGATACCTCATTATAGGTTTTGAACATCCAATTGGGTGAGGTGATCAAGGGCTACAATAATTTAAATCTATATATCTTATGTTTGATTTAAGAATCTTACTAATTGACaatgaataaaattaatatttggaatTTCTTGGTCCATAATATCTCTCATGTTAAGTAATAGCATAGACATGGAATTATTTATGTCATCATTGGGAACTAACATGTTTCTTTGACTTAGGCTTCAAAGATCTTCGTGATGAACCTAACCCAACCTAAAATTTATGGGGTTTAAatcatttggtcattttgggAGATCAGATGACTTAACATGCAATTTGGTTTTTGAGACAATTTGTTTGATTTACAAATGTCTTATCGCTGGTTAAATAtggattttcttttattttgctgGGTGTCACACGACTCACACcacttctttcttttcctcttggTAACCAAATGAAGCATAACTGATCTTGCAGGTACTCTTTCTAATTTCTATACAAAAGTGTGATTGCTATATGTTTTAAATAAACTTGAgtttctcagcaaaaaaaaaacaggaacTTGAGTTGGTTTTTTCAGATACATCAACAATATACCAAGTTATCATCATCCTATTAATCTCATTCAATGGCTAACATTTTGGTCCACATTATACAATAGAATCCCCagtatcaaattattatttcaaatattaaatCAACAACTGTATCTGTTACCATAAAAGGATCTCTAATCTCCAATGTGAAACATGCTCTAATCATCTCAAATTGTACTTAGAGCTGAGGAAGTCCAGGCCTTTGAAGTTAAGGCATTCAAGTGGAAATGGATTTGCAttatttaatgaaataaaatgataatgaagTAGTTATTAGAAACATTTCAGAGCCACTTGGAGTATCATTTGTTTccagaagaaagagaaagagccTATTTGGCATGCAAGAAAAAGAACATTAGGAAGAGACAAAATTCAGGAACCCATTTTCTCAACAATGCCAACCTCTTCTTTGAGAGTGTCATACAGAGACTCAACAAGATTAAGCAGGAACCCATCTGAACCATGTGTCGCCAACAAGGAAATTGAGACAGGAAGATTATCATACAACCCTAGTGGTATGCTAACCTGTAGAAATGCAGAAAGAAATTATAAGTTTTTCCAAAGGTGATCTCACATaaacaaacaaaggaaaaaaataagattGCTATGtctcacagagagagagagggagagaaccTGACAAAATCCAGATGCTGATGCAATCAACAGCAAGCTGAATGTCCTGTCACAAAAATTTTCTGATATAGTTGGATCTGTTTGTAACTTTGATGGAGGCCCCAGAACTGTGGGAATAGCTAGGACACCAAAATCCTGAATAATCATCATTGTTAGTCAAGCTAGCGTAAAAGTTGAATTCATAAATGAGAGATGGTGTCACAATTTCTGCTACTATAGGATTTCTTGTGATTGGAAGGGGAGAGGAGAGGTAGTTAGGGTGTATACTTCCTAAAATTTGCTCAGTTTTGAAAGCAAACATTAGTCATCATAATCATATGCCACTCTCACTACCCTGGCCAGTCCTTAAAAATTTAAAGCAAAACTTTCCAAACTCTTTTAGGTACTTGTggaaagaagacaaaaaccaCATTGGAAAACAACATTAATATTGCTTTTGCAGCAAAATAATGTAAggtaattttgttgaaaacaaaTAGTAATTCTTAAAGAATATAGTTCCACTTTTATCTTGGGATCATTTCTCCAAGAAATAGGCTGGATATACTGGCATAATTATCATCAATAAcgtaaatacaatttttctgggttttgtttgtcATCAATGAGATGAACCTAAAGAGATGTTGACAATAAAATTACTCCTACATTTGAATTCTGATTCCTCGAGAATTTGAATTAGAGTGTTAGATGTGTATATAAGTATAAATATAGAAAGGAAAAATCATTAAGTATATACATCTTTAATGCATAGATAAAATCTTTGACTTTCTAGGATCAATCGTGCCCTTATAAAATAGGGTGTTTGTctttatgaaagaaaataacaaactaTTAAGATGAATACATGTATGCATACAAGCATATAAATGTGATTTTGTAGACATATCCATTGTCACATATTAAGCTCCAACTTATTCAAAGGAAACATTAACcttctttttaaaagaaaaaaaaaattgaaggaataTCAGATTTCCATATAGCAGAATCTTTGGATTGTGAAACATtacaagaaagagaaagataaagAGTACCCCAAGAAGATCAATAAGAGCTGCACGGGCTTCGTTCTTCACAGAGTGACAAATATCCAAATTTTCATCTGTTGTCATAAGGGCTTCCCATACCCGTTCTGATATCCCAGGACCCAAATCAGGTTTGACAGTATTGATCCATTCACCATGGTTGTTCTTGAATTCATATCTGTTATTTGAATGGTTAATAAGTTCAGCAGGCAATGTTTATATTAGAACAGTATTTCATCTAACAAGATTTGGACTAATATCAGAGTTGTCATTCAATATTGTTGAATCAATTAAGAGGTGACAATTAGCACCCTATAATCAATCGCATGGCACTTGAAAGGGCTTCCAAAGATGGTATATGAGACTCTTGATCTGCATTTCCTTTATTGACGAATTGTTTCAAACTTGGAACTTTGTCCTTGACATAGTCCTCAAGGATTGCACGTGATACAAGATGACCTgcattattattaaaaacataaagtgATCTCATTAAATAAGAAACACATTGATCTAAACACAAAATGTATTTTGacaaagaaaataatgaaaattttctttacgaCAAAAGATTTCTAATAAGccaagctttttcttttttctgcaTTTGAGATGTATCTTTTGTTGCGTTCCTAAAAGGAGAATCTAGTTGATTAACATCTTTTTCAGGATGACAGCATTCTACTTCAATAAATCCTCCCCAAATAACACTTTTGCCCTTGAATTGCTACGGAATCCAAatagaactttttaaaatttatgcgTTGTATGAATACTCCCATATGTAGAATTTAGACAAATAAATTAGGCATATGGTCAATGCACTTACTCCCAAATAACTTCTCCACTGATTTGACAAGAGGTTGAGTAACTCGATCCTTTGGAATGTCTGAAAGCTGGAAACAATCTTCTGCAATAATTATCCGACTGGGTCTGACATGATCCACATCAGGTAATTGTAGAAGCACTCGTCCAACTCTATTAAGAATTACAGGGTCCCTAGCAAACCATCCTGTATGAGAAGTTGGTGTCAAAGAATCAGATCCTCTCCCAACCAATGCTGTAGAAATTTCTGTAGCATACTTAAACAAGGAGCAGTAATTGGTTGGTttgttgttttaaaaaaatcattgttgATTTGATTTCATCATTTCAGTATGACCTAAAGGTTCTGGAAAAATCTCTTCTGAATGCTTAAACTCTGTCATTCAAAAGTATCATAGGTTATTATGAATGTGCGAGCGtgcgcacacacacaccatACAGCAGACACTGATAGCTAGTGCACGAATATTTCGTAACAACTTGGAATGATAAAAACATGGTCAAGAAATGTTAAGGAAAAACTGAAACAACTAAAGTTTTTTTGCTGCATCACAGTATAAGCCAATCTGCCAATCTGAACAATATCATCAGCATTTGCTAGACTTTCAAGTGCAGAGTTGAACTTTTTCCCACTACATTTTAATATAACATACAACTTGACTCAAGCCATCAAACAATTTGTTCCTTACCCACAGTATCAAAACTTTGCACCAAAGGAATAACTCCAGCAGTGGAAATGGCATCATGAGAAGGCCGGAACCCAAGAATTCCACAGTATGATGCAGGTACTCTTACACTTCCTCCAGTGTCAGTTCCTATGATAGAAAAACCTTTTCGTTAGATCTATTAAGGCAAGCCAAGaaacataaaattttctttaccgAAACTCACCTAAAGCAAAATCAACAAGCTTTGCGCCTACTGCTACAGCAGATCCACTAGAAGAGCCTCCAGGTACCCGATCAGGCACACATGGATTTGTAGGTGTGCCATAATGTTTGTTTTCTCCATTAATACTGCCAAAAACAGGTCATTCAATTACATCCCATCAACTATGATGTGATCATTCTAAGGACCTATTTTTCCAAGATGGCTAATTCACCAAGTGACAGCCCCAGCCCATTTAGGAAGCAATTGGAAATCACAGGAAACAATTGATTGGACTAGatatatttcataattcatACATAGAGAAAATTGTGTAAACATAATTGAATTGTTATCATTTcccaaaattattatttggaaTCAACCTAAACATCTTCTACCCTACCCCCTATCCTTAATACTAACCTGTATGCCAGTTCAGCCGTGACAGTTTTACCAACACACGTGGCACCTCCCCTTAAGACAGCCAAAATAGCCGGGGCTGTTGATGTGGCAGCCGGATGAGTCCTTGCCCAGTCAGGATTTCCAAACCCAGTAACATATCCATCTACATCAAAtctatttccaaataaaaaaaaacttgttaaaGAAAATGAGCGCACACAAGTAAGGTACTTAAGTACTTGGGAATTTTCATGTATCCAACATGAAATTTGATGTATGACTTTTGCATGGTTAAAACCCATTAATTGGTTTGATGCATAAGTTCATTAAGAGTAACGAAAACAAGTACTATTCTTATAAGTTTCACGTATCCACCAATTCCATGGggatttttcttcttaaaaaagaGTGATAGGACTCACATGTCTTTAAAAGCAAAGGTGAGGCCATGTAAGGGAAGCTGATGAAGTGAAGGGCTTGGTTGTAGTAGGAACTTCTCCATGAAAGCTCCATAGTCTGAGTCTCTTGCCGTGTCCATTACTATTTACTACTGAGCTCTCTCAGACTGACTGAAGCTCATCTATACGTTTTAAAGTAGAGAAATGAATGTTGACAAGGCAAATTTTACAAGGTTAAAAAGCTGTCGTAGCAGTCTTATGAATAATTGGTGGTGAAGTTGCCTTGGTATTTGCAACATAAGTCAAGAAACACACATGGATACTTTGATATGTGGCCAAATCTAGATTCCTTTGATACAACGAAAGGCCAAATCTAGATTCCTTTGACTACAACGGTCAACGATAAGTGTGGGATGAGAAGGTGCCCTCTCACAACATGTGagatatttcataaaaaatgtaaGATCTACCTGCGTGGAAGTCAcatgttatgaaaaaaaaatagatgtcTCACGATCATATTTCAATGGAAAATTTCAATTGGAGCTACCTTTATTTATTGGGGCAATTGCTTCGGTGGgcctttttttcttaattttttaagacTAGATGAGGTCGGACGTGTAAATAAGATTTCTACAGCAAACCACATCCACAGGAAATTCGATGCGGGAATATTCCATCGATGATATggaagaatgaagaaaaagaagagaaatattattacataGATACAAGATCGCAAATTAAGCTAGAGTGAGCTCAAGATAGGCTTGAAGGACACATCGTAAACCCAAAAATCTCAAGTTCCATGGGGTTCACAAGGTATCTCAGGGTAGAGAGTGAAATAATATGGTCACTGGAATACTATTTCTTtatattaaaaaaggaaaaaaaagaaaaagaaaaaagaaaaaagaccaaaatgttATGTCACTTTACTCGTCTGAGTCAATCAGACTTCCAATAAACTTGCGGTGAGGCACT comes from Castanea sativa cultivar Marrone di Chiusa Pesio chromosome 3, ASM4071231v1 and encodes:
- the LOC142629522 gene encoding amidase 1-like, with amino-acid sequence MDTARDSDYGAFMEKFLLQPSPSLHQLPLHGLTFAFKDIFDVDGYVTGFGNPDWARTHPAATSTAPAILAVLRGGATCVGKTVTAELAYSINGENKHYGTPTNPCVPDRVPGGSSSGSAVAVGAKLVDFALGTDTGGSVRVPASYCGILGFRPSHDAISTAGVIPLVQSFDTVGWFARDPVILNRVGRVLLQLPDVDHVRPSRIIIAEDCFQLSDIPKDRVTQPLVKSVEKLFGSHLVSRAILEDYVKDKVPSLKQFVNKGNADQESHIPSLEALSSAMRLIIGYEFKNNHGEWINTVKPDLGPGISERVWEALMTTDENLDICHSVKNEARAALIDLLGDFGVLAIPTVLGPPSKLQTDPTISENFCDRTFSLLLIASASGFCQVSIPLGLYDNLPVSISLLATHGSDGFLLNLVESLYDTLKEEVGIVEKMGS